A single genomic interval of Patescibacteria group bacterium harbors:
- the pth gene encoding aminoacyl-tRNA hydrolase: MIFIIGLGNPGEQYKNTRHNIGQKIVMDFAKTFDFPTFKLNKNFKAEISKKGEVCLVIPTTFMNESGLAVKILNSKFQIPNSNLWVIHDDMDLPLGKIRISINRSSAGHNGVQSIIDNLKTKNFVRFRIGINHSAQNQSRRQGVGTPTKASEKAMDLVLKNFSVGEKKLLKQTEESTVEAISAALEQGIEKTMSLYN, translated from the coding sequence ATGATTTTTATTATCGGTCTGGGAAATCCGGGCGAACAATATAAAAATACCCGCCATAATATCGGGCAAAAAATAGTAATGGATTTTGCCAAAACTTTTGATTTTCCAACTTTCAAATTGAACAAAAATTTTAAAGCTGAAATCTCAAAAAAAGGCGAAGTTTGTTTGGTTATTCCAACCACATTTATGAACGAATCCGGACTGGCGGTTAAAATTCTAAATTCTAAATTCCAAATTCCAAATTCCAATCTGTGGGTTATTCATGATGATATGGATTTGCCATTGGGAAAAATTCGGATTTCCATAAATCGCTCGTCTGCCGGTCATAATGGCGTTCAGTCAATTATTGATAATTTAAAAACGAAAAATTTCGTCAGATTCAGAATCGGCATTAATCACTCCGCTCAAAATCAATCCCGACGCCAAGGGGTCGGGACTCCGACCAAAGCGTCGGAGAAAGCTATGGATTTAGTTTTAAAAAATTTCTCTGTCGGCGAAAAAAAACTTCTCAAACAAACAGAAGAATCAACTGTTGAAGCAATCTCTGCGGCTCTGGAACAAGGAATAGAAAAAACCATGAGTTTATACAATTAG
- the der gene encoding ribosome biogenesis GTPase Der, with the protein MYKVALVGQVNVGKSSLFNRLISKSKALVSSMPGTTRDRNYDICSWQTKKFILIDTGGLINEKSEPSSLEREVEKQVSVAIKEADLLLFVLDVNEKISHFELKLSQIIKKSKKPFFVIFNKADSLKKRNFLDELKWQRLGTNQAYPVSAVTGIGTGDLLDEIIKTLESFGDQPEKFETSAPSSTKVAIFGKPNVGKSTLINKLIGEERVIVSNIPHTTREPQDILICHNEKFITLVDTAGVRRKRKIQSEIEQTGVKKSIFAAQKADIIIDVFDVKEIISHQDKSLLNLATETGKGLILVINKCDEISNFEAKFDKFIRYYQQVFAQASFAPIVFISAKTGKNVNIIFNLIEQVEKNSNRLIEKEELTEFFKKVISDKKFEQKIWKKIKISQNSAKPPTFNLKASRNTLKRKLINPAQINILEKEIRKHWQFEGTPIRMNLIG; encoded by the coding sequence ATGTATAAAGTTGCTTTAGTGGGTCAAGTCAATGTCGGAAAATCGAGTTTATTTAATCGCCTGATTTCAAAATCAAAGGCGCTTGTTTCGTCAATGCCCGGAACAACCAGGGACAGAAATTATGATATCTGTTCTTGGCAAACCAAAAAATTCATTTTGATTGACACCGGCGGATTGATTAATGAAAAATCAGAACCGTCGAGTCTGGAAAGAGAAGTTGAAAAACAAGTTTCCGTAGCGATTAAAGAAGCGGATCTTCTTCTTTTTGTTTTGGATGTTAATGAAAAAATTTCTCACTTTGAATTAAAATTAAGCCAGATAATAAAAAAATCCAAAAAACCGTTTTTTGTAATTTTCAATAAAGCGGATTCTTTGAAAAAAAGAAATTTTCTTGACGAACTCAAATGGCAAAGATTAGGAACCAATCAAGCTTACCCTGTTTCGGCCGTTACCGGCATCGGGACCGGAGATTTATTGGATGAAATCATAAAAACGCTTGAATCTTTCGGCGATCAACCGGAAAAATTTGAAACATCCGCGCCGTCCAGCACGAAAGTTGCGATTTTCGGCAAACCGAATGTCGGCAAATCAACTTTGATAAATAAATTAATCGGAGAAGAACGGGTAATCGTTTCCAATATCCCCCACACCACCCGCGAGCCGCAAGATATTTTAATTTGCCATAATGAAAAATTCATCACTTTGGTTGACACGGCCGGTGTTCGCAGAAAAAGAAAAATTCAATCAGAGATTGAACAAACCGGAGTTAAAAAATCAATTTTTGCCGCTCAAAAAGCCGATATTATTATTGATGTTTTTGATGTTAAAGAAATTATCAGCCACCAAGACAAATCATTGTTAAACTTGGCCACGGAAACGGGCAAGGGATTGATTTTGGTCATTAACAAATGCGATGAAATTTCCAATTTTGAAGCTAAATTTGACAAGTTTATCAGATATTACCAGCAAGTTTTCGCTCAAGCCAGCTTTGCGCCGATCGTCTTTATCTCGGCCAAAACGGGAAAAAATGTAAACATAATTTTCAATCTTATTGAGCAAGTGGAAAAAAATTCCAACCGCTTGATTGAGAAAGAAGAACTTACTGAATTTTTCAAAAAAGTTATCAGCGATAAAAAATTCGAGCAAAAAATTTGGAAAAAAATCAAAATCAGTCAAAACTCGGCAAAGCCTCCGACATTCAATCTAAAAGCTTCGCGCAATACATTAAAAAGAAAATTAATCAATCCGGCTCAAATAAATATTTTGGAAAAAGAAATAAGAAAGCACTGGCAATTTGAAGGAACTCCCATTAGAATGAATTTAATAGGTTAA
- a CDS encoding LCP family protein — protein MTSHKIDLIKNLEDNQDIPQAKIQPKKIRLSRPIFRILVVLAVIIALFSTNTIISQSSLINDMGRISFWKNAVNLIISRDQILQGELSNRVNILILGIGGENHDGPYLTDTMILASYKPSTKQLSLLSIPRDLYVPIPGYDWQKINAANSLGMKNGNGGKLASQVVSNIFNIPIHYWVRVDFNIFKKIVDELGGVEVNVDKTFVDYQFPGAGYNYRVIKFEKGLQTMDGDRALVFARSRHGSNNEGSDFARSKRQQKIISAIKQKVEKLNLLSQPAKILRFYNLFKDNVSSNLSFNETVKLAKLLLAVEQGNISSQIIEIDPKGPLKNEIASNGAYILKTRTGDFKELAAMAKNIFNPETFVSNTTPETPEIIAIPKIIVLNGTTINNLAKEIGDTLLSDSYEVVFTGNTPTQDWTKTVIFPKKSNQPGALSQLQENLNAEIIQEMPANLKTLTSSYDYDFLIVLGEK, from the coding sequence ATGACAAGCCATAAAATTGATTTAATTAAAAATCTTGAGGATAACCAAGATATTCCTCAAGCTAAAATTCAACCAAAAAAAATCAGACTGTCTCGTCCGATTTTTAGAATACTGGTAGTGTTGGCAGTAATTATTGCTTTATTCTCAACCAATACCATTATTTCGCAAAGCAGTTTAATAAACGATATGGGACGAATTTCTTTTTGGAAAAACGCGGTCAATCTGATTATCAGCAGAGATCAAATACTTCAAGGAGAACTTTCAAACCGAGTTAACATTTTAATTCTTGGCATTGGCGGAGAGAATCATGACGGACCTTATTTGACCGATACCATGATTTTAGCCAGCTATAAACCATCAACAAAACAACTGTCTCTTTTGTCCATCCCCCGCGATTTATATGTGCCGATTCCCGGTTATGATTGGCAAAAAATAAATGCTGCCAATTCATTGGGGATGAAAAATGGCAATGGAGGCAAATTGGCTTCGCAAGTCGTGAGTAATATCTTCAATATTCCCATTCATTATTGGGTAAGAGTTGATTTCAATATTTTTAAAAAAATCGTTGACGAATTGGGAGGAGTTGAAGTGAACGTTGATAAAACTTTTGTTGATTATCAATTTCCCGGCGCGGGATACAACTATCGGGTGATAAAATTTGAAAAAGGCTTGCAAACAATGGATGGCGACAGAGCCCTGGTATTCGCCCGTTCAAGACACGGATCAAATAATGAAGGTTCTGATTTCGCCCGCTCCAAGCGGCAGCAAAAAATAATTTCCGCCATTAAACAAAAAGTGGAAAAATTGAATTTACTGTCCCAGCCGGCGAAAATTTTAAGATTTTATAATCTTTTCAAAGATAACGTCAGTTCAAATCTAAGTTTTAATGAAACCGTCAAATTGGCCAAATTGCTTTTAGCCGTGGAACAAGGAAATATCAGCAGTCAAATAATCGAAATTGACCCAAAGGGACCGCTGAAAAATGAAATTGCTTCAAATGGCGCTTATATTTTAAAAACAAGAACCGGAGATTTCAAAGAATTGGCCGCGATGGCTAAAAATATTTTCAATCCGGAAACATTTGTTTCCAACACCACCCCTGAAACACCGGAAATTATTGCCATTCCAAAGATTATTGTTTTAAACGGCACTACGATCAATAATTTGGCTAAAGAAATCGGAGATACGCTTTTGTCCGACAGTTATGAAGTTGTCTTTACCGGCAATACTCCGACCCAAGATTGGACAAAAACCGTTATTTTCCCGAAAAAATCCAATCAACCGGGAGCGCTCAGCCAGCTTCAAGAAAATTTAAATGCCGAAATTATTCAAGAAATGCCGGCTAATTTAAAAACTCTTACCAGTAGTTATGATTATGACTTTTTAATTGTTCTGGGGGAAAAATAA